Genomic DNA from Gemmatimonadota bacterium:
CGGCGCACGCGCCTGGAGCGCGTACGCCGCACCCAGTCCCACGAGACCGCCTCCGACGATGACGACCTTCACCCGCAGAGCACACTTCCGCCATTCACGTTCACGATTTCTCCCGTGACGTGACGGGCGCCATCGAAGCACAGGCTCACAATCGGAAATGCGATATCGTCAGCGGAGGCCACCCGCCCCACAGGGATCCCCTTCGCAATCCGCTCCTTACCACCATTCGCAAAGGGCTCGGCGCACATCTCGGTGTCCACCCAACCCGGAGCAATGCTGTTCACGGTGATGCCGAGCCCTGCAACCTCAACGGCAAGTGATTTGACAAACGAGATCATCGCTCCCTTCGAGGTTCCGTAGTCGGCGTGCATCGCCTCCCCGCGCTGTCCCGCCGTGGAGCTCACCAGCACGAGACGCCCGCCACGCTTCCCCGCCGTCATCGCTCGCACCGCGGCGCGCGACACATAGAACGTTGCGTCTACATTCTCACGCATCGTGCGCGCCCACCGCTCGTCGCTCAGCGCGCTGACCGGCACTTCCTCTACTGGCCAGATCCCCGCGGAGTGCACAACAATGTCGACGCGCCCGAATGCCGCAGTAGCCGCCGCGATGAGCGAGTCCGCGCCCGCAGCCGTTCCAAGATCGCTCGCATACGAGACGGCCTTCACGCCTGCCGCTTGGCAGTGCGCGGCCATCGCATCCGCATCGGCCGACCGGGAGTGATAGCCGATGCACACATCGGCGCCGGCGGCGGCCAGCAAGCGCGTCACCGCGCCGCCGATACCACGCGATCCACCGGTGATGACCGCGCTTTTGCCGGCCAGCGAAAATGGATTCGTCATACCGTCCCCTCTGCCAAGGCTGTTTCGTTGTCGATCAGATCACAGATCGCGTGCGAGATGCACAGCTGTATTTCCTGTGCCCGGTCCGTACGCTCCACCGGCACCACCACGCAATGGTCAACGACCGCTGCGAGCGGGCCACCGCCTTTCGCCGACAACGCGAGCGTGTGCGCGCCCTTCGCCCGCGCGGCTGCCGCCGCGCGCAGCAAGTTCGGAGACTTCCCCGACGTCGTGTGCAGAATCAACAGGTCACCCGGCCGGCAGAGCGCCTCCACCTGAAGCGCACGGTGTACTCCGTGGCCATATGCTGTGCATCGGCCGCACTTCCGCCGTTGCCGCAGAAAAAGAGCGTTCCTCCGCCCTGCACAGTTGCCCGCACGAGACCCGCCGCTTTTTCAATCGATGGGCCCAGCGATTCCGCCGCGAGGGCGGCCGCCGAGGAAAGCTCCCGCAGGTGCGCCGTCAGGTCAGCCGCCATTCGCACTCCTCGCCAGATTGCCAATACGCATCGCCGCCGCCTGCGCACGGGCTGCGATCGTCTGTGGTTCGTCCGCCGCAGCCTCAAAGGCATAGGTCACGCATGCATCGGCCGCGAGTAGCGACAGCGCGCTCGCGCGCGACGACGCATCACCCTCCAGCACCTGCCGCAACAGGGCTTCACCTGCCGCCACGAGCGCTTCCGCGCGCGGCAACGCGTCCCACTCGGGGTGCTGACGGAACGTGTCACACATGCACCGCACCAGCGCCTCCGGCGCCGCCGGAGACCGCTCAGCGATCCACTCGGCGTGCGCCACTCCGCTCACTCCAATCCCGCCAGCGCGCTCCGGATCACAGCTGCCGCCGCGGCAAGCGCCGCAGGAATCGCATCCGCCGCTACTCCGGCCTGCGCCATGTGCGGCTTGCCGCCGCCACGGGCATTAATCTTGGCGCCAATCTCCTTCACGAGATCGCCCGCAGACACGCCCTTTTCGCGCAGCGCATCGCCGACCACCACGAGGAGCGTGCCCTTTCCATCCTCAAACGCAGCACCCAGTGCGCCAACGCCGGCGGGCATCGCCTCGCGCAGTGCGTCCCCCATCGCTTGCAGTTCCTTCACGTCAGCGGCGACAACCGAGCGCGCCTGCAGCTTGTAGTTGCCCACACTCTCCGCATCGTCCGCACCGCTCGCCGCCGCGCCACCGCCGCGCCGCAGCTCGGCGATCTGCTTTTCCATCACTTTTCGTTCGGCGAGCATCTGATCGATTTTCTTCTCGAGCACTTCGGGGCCAGATGCGTGCAGATTCACCTTCAGCCGCTCACCGAGTGATTCCAGCGCGCGCTCCTTGGCGCGCACCATCGCGAACGCCTTGGGGCCAGTCACCGCAACAATACGCCGCACACCCGCAGACACACCGTTCTCCGACATGACGCGGAACATCAAAATCTGCCCGGTATTCCGCACGTGGCACCCGCCGCACAGTTCGGTCGAACGCAGGTGAATGTCCACCACGCGCACCACGTCGCCGTACTTCTCACCAAAGAGCGCCATCGCGCCACCAGCCACGGCCTCGGCATACGCTTTCTCCGTAATCCGAACATCCGTGTTCTGCCAGATCCCCTCGTTCACCGTTTTCTCCACACGCTCCAACTGCTTCGCCGTCAGCGGTCCGTGATGCGTGAAGTCAAAGCGCAAACGATCGGGCTCCACCACCGAACCGGCCTGATGCACGTGATCGCCGAGCACTCGACGCAACGCCGCGTGCAAGAGATGGGTCGCGGTGTGATTGCGTTCGGTGTCGCGGCGCGGAGCAGGCGCCACCTTGGCGACGGCGTAGTCGAAGTCCACCGTGCCGGTGAGTTCGCCCATCGCCGCAATGCGACCGTCTACCTTGCGCACGTCGTCCACCGCCACGCGCCATCCGTTACCCACGATCTCGCCCTTATCACCCACCTGTCCGCCCGACTCAGCGTAAAACGGGCTCTCGCTCAGGATCATCGCCACGCGGCCGCCATCCAAATGCCGCATCGCCGCCACCTGCGTTTCGCACTCAGTCGCCTCGTACCCCACGAAACGCTGCGACATACCCGCGACGCTCGATCGTTTCCACTTCGCAATGTCGGCGAGATCATCCGCCACGACCGCGATCTTCTTGCTCTTGCGCTCGTCCTGACTCTGCTTGCGCTGCGCATTGAGCGCAGACTCAAAGCCGGCAATGTCAATCACGTAGCCGCGCTCGCGCGCGATCAACTCCGTCAGATCGATCGGAAAGCCAAACGTGTCGTACAGACGGAAGACATCCTCACCCTCGATCGTCCGACGCAACGTCTTGCTGCCGCCCGCCGTGAGCGGCGGCGCAATTTCGTCAAAGCGCTGCATGCCGCCACCGATGGTGGCCAAGAAACGCTCTTCTTCCGCGCGCGTAGTCTGGATGATGTGCTTGTGGCGTACGTGGAGCTCGGGGAACACGTCGCGCATCATGCCAATCACCTTCTCCACAACCAGTTCAAGCGTGGGCTCGCGACGCCCGAGCAGCCACGCGTGTCGCACCGCGCGCCGCAGAATACGCCGCAGCACGTAACCGGAACCGTCGTTGGACGGGAACACGCCATCGGCGAGCAGGAACGCCACTGCGCGCGCGTGGTCCGCAATCACGCGATAGCTCGCCGACTCTTCGTTGGCGTACACGTACGGACGCCCCACCACCTGCGCCACCGTCTCAATGAGCGGCGTAAACAAGTCACCGTGGAAATTGTTCGAAACGCCCTGCATCACCGCCGCAATGCGCTCGAGCCCCGCTCCCGTATCGACCGACGGGCGCGGCAACGGCACCATCGTGCCATCCGGCTGCCGGTCAAACTGCATGAACACCAGATTCCAAATTTCGAGGAAGCGGCCGGCCTCAGCCCCTTCGACGAATGCCTCCTGCGAATAATTCGGAAGATCCGTGCGCGTCCAATCGCCGGTAGCATCCGCAGGGAATTGAAAATCCTTGGCAAGGTGCGCGAGATCGACGTAAATCTCCGAACAGGGACCACATGGCCCCGTGTCCGCCATCTGCCAGAAGTTGTCTTTGTGGCCGAGTCCGTAGATACGGCTCTCCGGCAACCCGGTGATCTCCTTCCAGAGCTGACGCGCTTCGTCGTCCTCGTAAAACACCGTGGCGTACAAATGCTCGGCCGGAAGCTTCAACTCCTTGGTGACAAACTCCCACGCGAAGGTGATCGCATCGCGTTTGAAGTAGTCGCCAAAGGAGAAGTTGCCCAACATCTCGAAAAACGTGTGGTGGCGCGCCGTGTGCCCCACTTGCTCGAGATCGTTGTGCTTCCCGCCCGCGCGGACGCACTTCTGGCTGGTGGTGGCGCGCCGGTTGCCATCGGGCGGCTCTTCCATCCCCAAAAAGACTTTCTTGAACTGGACCATGCCCGCGTTGGTAAACAGCAACGTCGGGTCCTCGGCCGGGACGAGGGACGATGACTCACGGATCGCGTGCTGTTGGCGCGCGAAATAGTCCAGAAAACGGCGGCGGATTTCGGCTGATTGCATACGGACCGAAATCTAATGATGGCAGACGCTTACGAGGAGTGGGGCGCTGCTAAAACGCGCCGTCAGTACCCGCGCCCCGGGAGCAGTTCCTGCAACGCCGTTCGCACCGACGCGCCGTCGAATCCCCGCCGCAACAAAAATGCGGTCAGCCGACGCCGCTGCACCGCCGGTTCCAGCTTGCTCAACGACTGCAGCCTACGAGCCGCCAGACGCCGCACCTGCCCGAGTACATCGACTTCCTCTTCCTCCAACACACTCGCCACCGCGCGCTCCGCTTCCCCGCGAGACACCCCGCGCCGCGACAACTCCGCCCGCACCCGCATCGCCCCCTGCCCCCGTCCAACCAGACGGCTCAGTGCAAAACCACGCGCAAAAGCGAGATCGTCCACCAACCCAATCGCCGCCAATCGGTCGATCACGTCATCCACCACGGCACGCGGGATCTCCTTACGAGCCAACGACCGCCGGAGCTCCATCGCGCTGTGCGACCGTCGAGCGAGTGCGGTAAGGGCGCGGTCGAGTGCGTGGACTCGCAATGCCCCCTCAGCGACCTGCAGCGCCAGCTCCGGCGTGTACGGCACGCCAGCGCGCAGTTTGAGCTCAAGAATCAACGCGGCGTCAACCACCACCGGCGGGGCGCCCTCCGTCACCACCAACGGCTCGCCATCGACCTGTACGTGGTACCGGTCGGCCTTTCGAAGATGTGGCGTAAGCGCTGTAATGGTAGGCATTTAGGTATAAAAATGAACCGGGTGGAGAGCCAGGACGATTTGGAGGATTCCGGGCCTCCGCCACGATCCAAGCTCATCCACCCGGCCCAATTTCATTCGGCTCGAGCAGTCTCAGTGTATGCCGACGGTCAGTCTTCCACCACCTCGGCTTCCACAACGGCTTTGTTAATCCCCAACACCGTCTTGACCTTCTCTTCAATCTCCAACATCACTGCCGGGTTGTCGCGCAGGAACATCTTGGCATTCTCACGCCCCTGCCCAATGCGCTGGTCGCCGTAGCTATACCACGCGCCCGACTTATCGATAATCCCACTCTCGGCGCCGATATCCACCAACAGCGACGTGTGCGAAATCCCCTCGGCGTACATAATATCGAACTCCGCCTGCTTGAACGGCGGCGCAATCTTGTTTTTGACAACCTTCACGCGCACGTGTGAACCGATGACGTCTTCCTTCTCCTTCACCGGTCCGATACGACGGATATCCAACCGCAACGAGGCGTAGAACTTGAGCGCCTTGCCGCCCGTCGTCGTTTCCGGATTGCCGAACATGACGCCGATCTTTTCGCGCAACTGATTGATGAACACCACCGACGTCTTGGACCGGGCAATAGCGCCCGTCAGCTTGCGCAGCGCCTGACTCATCAATCGCGCCTGCAATCCCATGTGCGAATCGCCCATCTCCCCCTCGATTTCGGCCTTCGGAACCAGCGCCGCCACCGAGTCAATCACAATCACATCCACCGCGCCAGAGCGAACCAGGATCTCGCAAATCTCGAGCGCCTGCTCACCAGTATCCGGCTGCGACACCAACAACTTCTCGACATCCACGCCCAACTTTGCCGCGTACTCCGTGTCGAGCGCATGCTCAGCGTCAATGAACGCCGCCGTACCACCTGCCTTCTGCGCATTCGCCACAACGTGCAAGCACAACGTGGTCTTGCCCGAACTTTCCGGTCCGTAAATCTCCGTGATGCGCCCGCGCGGAATCCCACCCGCACCGATGGCCGCATCAAGATTGATCGCGCCTGTCGGAATTACTTCAACACGTACCTTCGGTGCATCTGGCCCCATCTTCATGATGGCGCCACGGCCGTACGACTTCTCGATCTGCGCGATCGCGAGATTGAGCGCTTTCTTTTTTTCGTCGTTCGCAGCTGGTGAAGCCATCGGTGCCTCGAAAGTACTGGGGCGTGTCGCCCGTGAAAGGAATCTACCATCGGTCAGGAGGGGGGCTATCCCCGAAGGAAAAGCGAACCTCCAAGTGGGGATGATACCGAACAGAAGGCGAAGAGGCAATAGGGGGCGAGCATCCGGTCATCCGATTTTCACATCCCCTCAAAACCTCACAAACAAACGTTTCGACATTCCCCTTATTGCTCCGTAAAGCTTTTCATTACAACATCTTACATTCGACTGTTTCGTTTCTGCACGCCGACTTCACCATTCGATGTTCGCTCGCGGGATGGGCGCAGCCATCCAGATCTTGGCCAGAACGCCTGCCTACGCCGCCCGAAATGCCGACGGAACGTGCCGAACATAGACCCGCTCCCCCTGCACCAGCACCCCAAAGACATCAAATCGGTACGCTTCCCCTTCACGACCGTGACGGTCAATCCACGTTTGCGCCGACTTCTGTAACTCACGCTGCTTCCGATGATGCACAGCCTCAACGGGATCGCCAAAGTCATCGCCATGACGCGCCTTCACTTCAACAAACACCACAAGCCCCTCGCGCTCGATCACCAGATCAATGTCCCGACGCCCTGATCGGAAACGGCGCGCCAACACCCGCCAACCGGCACGCTCAAGCCAGCGCGCCGCAACGCGCTCGCCAAGTTCACCAAAGGCATTCGATGTTTTTGTCATGGGCGCACACTACCACCACCCACCTGTCGCCCCGTCATCATCTCACCGCTCGGCGCATCATTCCAATCCGCGCACCGCTCAGTCGGTGAGGATAAACTCCGTGACCGCCGCAATCACGGCCGGCGCCTTGAGCATCCGCCGATGTCCACCCGCGTCCAGCTCAAGCAAGCGCGCATTCCGATACGCCGCCGCCGTCGCCCGAGCATCCACCACCGGCACCTCACGGTCTTCGGGATCGTGTACCACGAGCACCGGGAGCGATTGAGTGCGCGCGATCTCCCGCAACGATGGCGTGTCGTGCGTCAAACCGAGCCGGCGAAGCATCTCCGCGTGAAACGCCTGCGAAGAACGTGGCCCCGCCCCCACCATGTGGAGATAGCGATCGCGAACGTCCGTAAAGTGAGAAGGACTCCCGAGGATGATCGCTTTGCCGAGTTGGAGACCATCGCCGAGCGCGAGGGTGAGGGCCGCGCCGCCCATGGAGTGGCCGACAGCCGCGCGAAAGGGACCGACCGCACACTGGACGTCGCACAGCGCGCGCGCAAAGTGGTACGGGCCGGCATTCCGCCCTGGTGAGGCGCCGTGAGCAGGGCCATCAAGCGCGAGCACCCGCACCCCTGCTGCCGTGAGTGGCGCCACGAAATAGCCCAACTGGGCGCCGCGCCCCTCCCACCCATGGAGCAACACCACTGGCGCACCCGACTCGGGGCCCCACTCGGTGAGGTGATAGCCGGCAATCCAACGATCCCGTCCCGTGGCTGACAACTCCTCTTCCCACGCCGGCGTGCGATGACGACCCGGTGTGGTGAAGAAACGCGCGAGCACGCGGCCGCCAAGCCACGGACTCACGCGTTCGAGCATCCAGAGAAACGCCCGGAACCACGGCGGCATCACGCGGGCGACCGGAGGACGCGTGCGTTCGGCAGCAACGGCGTTCCTCACGCCGCGATCGGCTTCTCCCCGGCAATCCGGTCAAGATCATCAAGCCCCACCAACACATCGCGCGGCTTCGAACCGTCCGGCGGTCCAAGGATCCCCGCGAGGTGGAGCTGGTCAATGATGCGCGCGGCACGTCCATACCCAACCTTGAGGCGCCTCTGAAGCAATGAGGTGGAGCCGCCCTGGTTATGCACGCACACCTCGGCGGCCTCGCGGAACAGCTTGTCGCGATCCGAATCGTCCTCCGCCCCTTCCTGACCGCCACTCGCTTCGAGCGCCTCCTGCTGGCGCACCTTCTCGAGCACGTTGTCTTCGCCCTTGGTCTCGTCAATGTGGAACAGCCCCTGCGCTTCCATGGCGGCCTTCCGCGCCTCGCGACGATCCGAGTACCACTTCATCAGCCGTTCGGTGTCATCGTTCGGCAGATAAGCACCCTGCAAACGCGCCGGCTCACTCTTCCCCGGCGGAATAAAGAGCATGTCGCCGTTGCCAAGCAGCGACTCGGCGCCCATACCGTCGAGAATGGTGCGCGAGTCAATCTGCGAGGCCACACGGAACGCAATGCGGCTCGGGAAGTTTGCCTTGATGAGGCCGGTAATCACATTCACACTCGGACGCTGCGTCGCGAGAATGAGGTGAATGCCAATGGCACGCGCCTTCTGCGCGAGCATCGCCAGCGGCGTCTCCACTTCGGCGGCGCACGTCATCATGAGGTCGGCGAGCTCGTCGATCACCACGACGATGTACGGCAGCACACCGCGCTTGTACTCCCGATCCTCGAACGCCACATTCGCGTCCTTCGGCTTGAGGAGGGGTGCACCGTCGCGAACCTTTTGATTGAAGTCCTGAATGTTGCGCGCGCCATTGGCGGCGAGCAGTTGATACCGTTCCTGCATCTCGAGCACCGCCCACTTGAGCAACGCGGCGGCATCCCGATTATCGGTGACGACCTTGTGCCGTTGATGCGGCAACACGTTGTACACCGAGAGCTCGACCATCTTCGGGTCGACCATCAGGAAGCGCAGCGTCTTGGGCGTGTGCCGGTAAATCAGACTCGTAATGATGGTGTTCACGCACACGGACTTCCCGCTGCCAGTGGCGCCAGCGATCAGCAAGTGTGGCATCTTCGCGAGATCGGCGATCACCGGACGTCCTTCAAGATCGCGACCAAGCGCAATCGGCAACGCACGAGGCGTCAGTTCGTAGTCGCGATTCTCGATCATTTCGCGGAAGCCCACCATCTCCGCCACCGGATTGGGCACCTCAACACCGACGGCGCCCTTGCCCGGAATCGGCGCCACAATACGAATGCTCGGCGCACGCATCGCGAGCGCCAAATCGTTCGCGAGGTTCGCGAACTGCCGCACCTTCACACCAGGACTCGGTTCGATTTCAAACTGCGTCACCGTGGGGCCCGTCGTACGGCCCGTGAGGGTGCCGTCGACTTTGAACGTGCGCAGGGCGTCCATCAACTTCTGCCCCATCGCGTCGAGATGCGCTTTCCCGGCGTCGGTGTTCTTGGGCGGGTGCGCCGTGAGCAGTTCGGGAGAGGGCAGTTCGTCGGCGAGGAGATCCGCCGGATCGGCGCCAGCGTTGATCGCGGCCGCGACTTCGGCGGCGTGATCGGCGGCCTTCTCCGTCTTCGTTTGTTTCTTCTTGGAGCCGCGGGTTTTTGCCGCAGCGGCTTCCGGCGCTTCGGCGTCGGCCAGTTCTTCTTCGGCTTCGACCGTCGCGCTCCCGGCCGCTTCTTCCATGAGCGACAAGTCCATCGTCGGCATTTCGGCTGCGTCAGGCTCGAGCGCCTCGGCCTTCGTGAGTGCCGCAGCCGTCAACGCCACCGCACCTGCCACCTCGCCCTGGGGAGCGGCCGCGTCAGCGCGCGCGACTTTCTTGCCACCACCAATCACGAGCCGCAACGGATTCCACGCCAGCGTCCCCGCCATGAGTGCGCAGGAGAGAATCGCGACGCCCACCCAGGCCCCGCCGAGTCCAATGGCTTTGACGAGGTAGAACGCGACGAACGATCCCACGAGACCCGCATACGGGTCCACATTCGACGCGTCCACGGTGGCACCGCGAGCGAGCGCAGCGGCCACCGGCACGATCGCCGCCAGCCCGATGGTGAAGAACAGCCAGCGCTTGTCGTCGCTCTCTTCGATGCGGCCGAGCAGGCGGAGGGCGTGCACGGCAGGAATGAACGGGACGATCACGGCACAGAGCGCGCCGAGTGTGAGCAGAATGGAGGAGCGCAGGCAGGCGCCGACCGGCCCGAAGATGGTCGCGGCATCCGAGCATGATTGTCCGTCGGATGCACCGCCGGCGAGCAGCGAGCCTGCAATGAAGACGGCCGCGAGGAGGAGCGCGATGCCGCCGATTTCACGTTTCAGATGTGTACGCCGCGCGATCTGCTGCACTTCCGCCGACGTCGGTGCGGATTCGGATCCGGCACCTGCATCAGAACCGTCGGCAGCGCGTTTGCGCCGGCGCGGCTTCGGTGCGGCATCCAGCGTTTCGAGCAACAGGGCGTCAGAGCGCGACGAGCTCTCGTCCGACGAGATGCGGGACGACGGGGTGCGCGTCGAGCGCGCGGCACGCCGCGAGGTCGCGGGCGAATCCGAGTCGTCTGAGCGTTCGTCCGTGGTCGGCGTGTTGGAAGAGCCGCGCGAGCTTTTCGTCATACGGTTTCTCGATATGCAGCGCGGAACGCGCCGCGTCGTTCAGTTGCACCCGTCCGCGGCCGGGGAGACGGTAGAGCGCCAGACGCACAAAGCGCCCCGCACACGCCGTATCCTCGAGTGAGAAGCGCCCTTCGCTTCCCGCACAGACGAGGGCAACGTCCAACTCCCGCCGGAGTGCGGAGCGCACGACGGCGAGTATCTCCGAGAAGTTGACGTATGACCCCGTATAGACGTCACGGGCTCGCGACTGAGCCGCCATCAGCGCCGCGGTGCCATTGGTGGTGGTCAGCACAATCCGCTGGCCGCCCACTCGGCGACGGGAAAACTCCCGCGGCGAATTCCCCAAGGAAAAGCCACGCGGCGGCACCCCCTGGCGCTCGCCGGCGAGCAGCGTGTCCGCCCCGCCCCGCCTCGCGAGCTCGCGCGCCTCGGCCACGGTTCGGGCGGGCACCACGCTGACGGCGCCATGGTGGAGCGCCGTGGCAATAGAAGTGGTGGCACGCAACACATCAATGACCACCGCCACATCAGCACGGCCGATGCCCACGGCCTGCTCATACACGGAGAACTGCGACATCACCGATCGCCGACTGTGAGCGCCGCGACCGGTGCGCCCTTACGCATCCTTGAGCAGGTACGCCCCTTCCTGCTCGAGGAACTTCGTGTGGACCGCACCTTCCACAAAGTGCGGGTCTTCCATCACGCGCCCGAGGAACGGGATGGTGGTGGAGACACCCTGCACGATGAACGTATCGAGCGCCACGCGCATTTTAGCGAGCGCCTCGCCACGGTCACGACCGTGGCAGATGAGCTTGGCGATCATCGAGTCGTAGAACGGCGGCACCGTGTAGCCCGCGTACGCGTGGGTATCGATGCGGACACCGTTACCCCCCGGCGGATGGAACACGTCGATCTTCCCGGGCGAGGGTTGGAAGTTGCGGTTCGGATCTTCCGCGTTGATCCGGCACTCAATGACGTGACCGCGCATCTCCGGCGTCGCCGTGATCGACAACGGCTCTCCCGCCGCCACGCGAATCTGTTCCTTCACCAGATCCACACCCGTGATCATCTCGGTCACGGGATGTTCGACCTGAATGCGGGTGTTCATTTCCATGAAGTAGTACGAGCCATCTTCGTCGAGCAGCATCTCAATCGTGCCCGCTCCCACGTAGTTGATGGACTTCGCACCCTTCACCGCCGCATCCCCCATCATTTTGCGCAGTTCTGGGGTCATGGCCGGGCTCGGCGATTCTTCAATGAGCTTCTGGTGACGGCGCTGCACCGAGCAGTCGCGCTCACCCAGATGAATCACATTGCCGTGAGAGTCGCCCAGGATCTGGAACTCGATGTGCCGCGGACGCTCGAGATATTTCTCGACGTACACCGACCCGTTGCCAAAGGCCGAGAGCGCCTCGGATCGTGCGAGCTGAAAGCTGCGCGCGAAGTCGTCCGCATCGCGAGCGACGCGCATGCCCTTTCCGCCGCCACCCGCGGCGGCTTTGATGATCACCGGAAAGCCGATCGACTCCGCAAAGCCAAGCGCTTCGTCCACATCTTCGACGGGACCCGGCGAACCCGGCACTACCGGCACGCCGTTGGCGATCATCGTCGCGCGCGCGGCGGCTTTATCGCCCATCGTACGGATCTGCGACGGCGTCGGCCCAATGAACGTGATCTTGCTCGCCGCGCAGGTCTCCGCGAACTCCGCATTCTCCGCGAGGAAGCCGTAGCCCGGGTGAATGGCGTCGGCTCCGGTAATTTCCGCCGCCGCAATAAGCCGTGGAATTCGCAGGTAGCTATCACGCGCCGGCGCGGGGCCAATACAGACGTCATCATCGGCGAAGCGCACGTGCAAGGATTCGCGGTCCGCCTCGGAGTACACCGCCACGGTCTCCACACCCATCTCTCGACAGGCGCGAATCACGCGCAGCGCAATCTCTCCTCGGTTCGCGATCAGAACTTTTCTAAACATGAGCGGTCAGTGTCGGACAAAGGGCGAGCGGGACGAGATGCGGCATCAGCCGGCCACATCCTGGCTGAACGAGTCCCACGTCGTATCGCTCGAACCGGCAATCCCCTGCACCTTGAGTGCGAACTCGCTGGGATTGG
This window encodes:
- a CDS encoding regulatory protein RecX; the encoded protein is MPTITALTPHLRKADRYHVQVDGEPLVVTEGAPPVVVDAALILELKLRAGVPYTPELALQVAEGALRVHALDRALTALARRSHSAMELRRSLARKEIPRAVVDDVIDRLAAIGLVDDLAFARGFALSRLVGRGQGAMRVRAELSRRGVSRGEAERAVASVLEEEEVDVLGQVRRLAARRLQSLSKLEPAVQRRRLTAFLLRRGFDGASVRTALQELLPGRGY
- a CDS encoding alpha/beta fold hydrolase, which gives rise to MRNAVAAERTRPPVARVMPPWFRAFLWMLERVSPWLGGRVLARFFTTPGRHRTPAWEEELSATGRDRWIAGYHLTEWGPESGAPVVLLHGWEGRGAQLGYFVAPLTAAGVRVLALDGPAHGASPGRNAGPYHFARALCDVQCAVGPFRAAVGHSMGGAALTLALGDGLQLGKAIILGSPSHFTDVRDRYLHMVGAGPRSSQAFHAEMLRRLGLTHDTPSLREIARTQSLPVLVVHDPEDREVPVVDARATAAAYRNARLLELDAGGHRRMLKAPAVIAAVTEFILTD
- a CDS encoding YraN family protein, encoding MTKTSNAFGELGERVAARWLERAGWRVLARRFRSGRRDIDLVIEREGLVVFVEVKARHGDDFGDPVEAVHHRKQRELQKSAQTWIDRHGREGEAYRFDVFGVLVQGERVYVRHVPSAFRAA
- the alaS gene encoding alanine--tRNA ligase, producing the protein MQSAEIRRRFLDYFARQQHAIRESSSLVPAEDPTLLFTNAGMVQFKKVFLGMEEPPDGNRRATTSQKCVRAGGKHNDLEQVGHTARHHTFFEMLGNFSFGDYFKRDAITFAWEFVTKELKLPAEHLYATVFYEDDEARQLWKEITGLPESRIYGLGHKDNFWQMADTGPCGPCSEIYVDLAHLAKDFQFPADATGDWTRTDLPNYSQEAFVEGAEAGRFLEIWNLVFMQFDRQPDGTMVPLPRPSVDTGAGLERIAAVMQGVSNNFHGDLFTPLIETVAQVVGRPYVYANEESASYRVIADHARAVAFLLADGVFPSNDGSGYVLRRILRRAVRHAWLLGRREPTLELVVEKVIGMMRDVFPELHVRHKHIIQTTRAEEERFLATIGGGMQRFDEIAPPLTAGGSKTLRRTIEGEDVFRLYDTFGFPIDLTELIARERGYVIDIAGFESALNAQRKQSQDERKSKKIAVVADDLADIAKWKRSSVAGMSQRFVGYEATECETQVAAMRHLDGGRVAMILSESPFYAESGGQVGDKGEIVGNGWRVAVDDVRKVDGRIAAMGELTGTVDFDYAVAKVAPAPRRDTERNHTATHLLHAALRRVLGDHVHQAGSVVEPDRLRFDFTHHGPLTAKQLERVEKTVNEGIWQNTDVRITEKAYAEAVAGGAMALFGEKYGDVVRVVDIHLRSTELCGGCHVRNTGQILMFRVMSENGVSAGVRRIVAVTGPKAFAMVRAKERALESLGERLKVNLHASGPEVLEKKIDQMLAERKVMEKQIAELRRGGGAAASGADDAESVGNYKLQARSVVAADVKELQAMGDALREAMPAGVGALGAAFEDGKGTLLVVVGDALREKGVSAGDLVKEIGAKINARGGGKPHMAQAGVAADAIPAALAAAAAVIRSALAGLE
- a CDS encoding SIS domain-containing protein translates to MEALCRPGDLLILHTTSGKSPNLLRAAAAARAKGAHTLALSAKGGGPLAAVVDHCVVVPVERTDRAQEIQLCISHAICDLIDNETALAEGTV
- a CDS encoding SDR family NAD(P)-dependent oxidoreductase → MTNPFSLAGKSAVITGGSRGIGGAVTRLLAAAGADVCIGYHSRSADADAMAAHCQAAGVKAVSYASDLGTAAGADSLIAAATAAFGRVDIVVHSAGIWPVEEVPVSALSDERWARTMRENVDATFYVSRAAVRAMTAGKRGGRLVLVSSTAGQRGEAMHADYGTSKGAMISFVKSLAVEVAGLGITVNSIAPGWVDTEMCAEPFANGGKERIAKGIPVGRVASADDIAFPIVSLCFDGARHVTGEIVNVNGGSVLCG
- the recA gene encoding recombinase RecA codes for the protein MASPAANDEKKKALNLAIAQIEKSYGRGAIMKMGPDAPKVRVEVIPTGAINLDAAIGAGGIPRGRITEIYGPESSGKTTLCLHVVANAQKAGGTAAFIDAEHALDTEYAAKLGVDVEKLLVSQPDTGEQALEICEILVRSGAVDVIVIDSVAALVPKAEIEGEMGDSHMGLQARLMSQALRKLTGAIARSKTSVVFINQLREKIGVMFGNPETTTGGKALKFYASLRLDIRRIGPVKEKEDVIGSHVRVKVVKNKIAPPFKQAEFDIMYAEGISHTSLLVDIGAESGIIDKSGAWYSYGDQRIGQGRENAKMFLRDNPAVMLEIEEKVKTVLGINKAVVEAEVVED